A genomic stretch from Halorhodospira halophila SL1 includes:
- the cysS gene encoding cysteine--tRNA ligase, translating into MLKIHNSLTGAKEPFQPIEPGQVRIYVCGMTVYDFCHLGHARALVVFDAVVRYLRWLGYEVTYVRNITDIDDKIIRRAAENGEPMTALTDRFIRAMHEDCSALGVEPPDHEPRATERLESMIALIEELIAGGHAYVGDNGDVYFSVASFPEYGKLSGRRVEELRSGSRIEPDEAKHDPVDFVLWKAAKSGEPAWPSPWGDGRPGWHIECSAMSRDLLGSHFDIHGGGVDLQFPHHENEIAQSECASGHRFVNYWMHNGHVRIDDEKMAKSLGNFFTVRDVLAEHPAEVVRLFLLSSHYRSPLNYTGDALDEARGGLERLYNALRGLPAAAPARSQARERFREAMDDDFNTREALAVLFDGAREINRLREAGDASGAASAAAELRELGAVLGLLQQDPEAYLRGDVADAEAEEIESLVAQRTAARKAKDFAEADRIRDELQARGIELEDTPEGTKWRRTR; encoded by the coding sequence CGGGCCCTGGTGGTCTTCGATGCGGTGGTGCGCTATCTGCGCTGGCTGGGTTACGAGGTGACCTATGTGCGCAACATCACCGACATCGACGACAAGATCATCCGCCGTGCTGCGGAAAACGGCGAGCCGATGACCGCCTTGACCGATCGCTTCATCCGGGCCATGCACGAGGACTGCTCGGCGCTGGGCGTCGAGCCGCCGGACCATGAGCCGCGGGCCACCGAGCGCCTCGAGTCCATGATCGCCCTGATCGAGGAGTTGATCGCCGGTGGCCACGCCTACGTCGGAGACAACGGCGACGTCTACTTCTCAGTGGCCAGTTTCCCGGAGTACGGCAAGCTCTCGGGGCGCCGGGTCGAGGAGCTGCGTTCCGGTTCGCGCATCGAGCCGGACGAGGCTAAGCACGATCCGGTGGATTTTGTCCTCTGGAAGGCTGCCAAGAGCGGCGAGCCGGCCTGGCCCTCGCCCTGGGGCGACGGCCGGCCCGGGTGGCACATCGAGTGCTCGGCCATGTCCCGCGATCTGCTCGGCAGCCATTTCGATATCCACGGCGGCGGGGTCGATCTGCAGTTCCCTCACCATGAGAACGAGATCGCCCAGAGTGAGTGCGCCAGCGGTCATCGCTTCGTCAACTACTGGATGCACAACGGTCACGTGCGCATCGACGATGAGAAGATGGCCAAGTCCCTGGGCAACTTCTTTACGGTGCGCGATGTTCTGGCCGAACATCCGGCCGAGGTCGTGCGCCTGTTCCTCCTCTCCAGCCACTACCGCAGCCCACTCAACTACACCGGCGACGCGCTGGACGAGGCCCGGGGGGGTCTGGAGCGGCTCTACAATGCCCTGCGCGGTCTGCCGGCGGCGGCCCCGGCTCGCAGTCAGGCGCGCGAGCGCTTCCGCGAGGCCATGGACGACGACTTCAACACCCGCGAGGCGCTGGCAGTGCTGTTCGATGGCGCCCGGGAGATCAACCGCCTGCGTGAGGCGGGGGATGCCTCGGGAGCGGCGTCCGCAGCGGCTGAGCTGCGTGAGCTCGGCGCGGTCCTGGGACTGCTTCAGCAGGACCCGGAGGCCTACCTGCGCGGCGATGTTGCCGATGCCGAGGCCGAGGAGATCGAGTCGCTGGTGGCGCAGCGAACCGCCGCGCGCAAGGCGAAGGATTTCGCCGAGGCCGATCGCATCCGCGATGAGCTCCAGGCGCGGGGGATCGAGCTGGAGGATACGCCGGAGGGAACCAAGTGGCGCCGCACCCGCTGA
- a CDS encoding DUF2802 domain-containing protein: MAWLIAAVLVVALAVALVLAGYALHRVRQALERVHQAEQRMESIEATTRQILEHFRGLSAGAVGQGEHLARLEQNLARLRRRLDQVAAAGGTDGSRFNQAIRMARKGAAAQEIADTCEISQVEADLVVLLHGPGRGEGDPSG; the protein is encoded by the coding sequence ATGGCCTGGTTGATCGCCGCGGTGCTCGTGGTGGCCCTGGCCGTTGCCTTGGTGTTGGCGGGCTACGCTCTCCACCGTGTGCGGCAGGCCCTGGAGCGGGTGCACCAGGCCGAGCAGCGCATGGAGAGTATTGAGGCGACCACCCGTCAGATCCTCGAGCACTTCCGGGGGTTGTCCGCCGGGGCCGTCGGCCAGGGTGAGCACCTGGCGCGCCTGGAGCAGAATCTGGCCCGACTGCGGCGTCGTCTGGACCAGGTTGCCGCGGCCGGGGGCACGGACGGCAGCCGCTTCAACCAGGCGATCCGCATGGCGCGCAAGGGCGCGGCGGCGCAGGAGATTGCTGATACCTGCGAGATCAGCCAGGTGGAGGCGGATCTCGTGGTCCTACTTCACGGCCCGGGGCGCGGGGAGGGCGACCCCTCGGGGTGA
- a CDS encoding SPOR domain-containing protein, whose translation MAPQTGTPLTLPEAALYRLGLTAQPFVGTPEPPFEDSARVTQLNVTLSLLQSGERIVLINGDAGLGKSTFLCRLAALQPPGLSMQRVDGHNAGLDTLWGALVAAAESEEGAQASRTREQALNYVRSARRGGIRPALLLDDVDALPPGHIEELLELWAELSQDDEAFSLAMALDPGELQKLPATLSDERFHTTTLYPLDQEQTAAYLDHRVRSAGAEQALFDRETVREIFHRSGGHPERINEEAHRRLTARLANPGEVPPAPRPVLPAHPGRRGLRWALAGVSSVAAAVAGTYWLIAHQLPSGPSTDELAIEDFEEPEEETVAAESDEIEPASDTPFGLELPGRYSFRDDHEEADTPSTPDQPTETLQLLEIPSGPAQEPSPTEDAPTIDHEADEEAAPTAEQDEDDWAAGAAWVLNEEADRYTIQVLAASQPTTLEGYAEQHDLGDPTHVVSTERGDGDPWFLLLHGSHEDREAAHAALAALPEEIAERGAWVRSFESVEEGLVTDD comes from the coding sequence ATGGCTCCGCAAACCGGCACCCCGCTCACTCTGCCCGAGGCGGCCCTGTACCGGCTCGGGCTCACCGCGCAGCCGTTCGTCGGCACCCCCGAGCCCCCCTTCGAGGACAGTGCTCGCGTCACTCAGCTGAACGTCACGCTGAGCCTGCTGCAGAGTGGCGAACGCATCGTGCTGATCAACGGCGATGCGGGCCTGGGTAAGAGCACATTCCTCTGCCGCCTGGCGGCGCTGCAGCCCCCCGGCCTGAGCATGCAGCGGGTCGATGGCCACAACGCCGGTCTCGACACTCTGTGGGGGGCTCTGGTGGCCGCCGCTGAAAGCGAAGAAGGCGCGCAGGCATCCAGAACCCGCGAACAAGCCCTGAACTACGTCCGCAGCGCACGCCGCGGCGGCATCCGCCCCGCCCTGCTCCTGGACGATGTCGACGCCCTGCCACCCGGGCACATCGAAGAACTGCTCGAGCTCTGGGCCGAGCTCAGCCAGGACGACGAAGCCTTCAGCCTGGCCATGGCCCTCGACCCGGGGGAGCTACAGAAGCTCCCGGCGACGCTCTCAGACGAGCGCTTCCACACCACGACCCTGTATCCACTCGACCAAGAGCAGACGGCCGCCTATCTCGACCACCGCGTCCGGAGCGCCGGCGCCGAGCAGGCCCTCTTTGACCGCGAAACGGTTCGGGAGATCTTTCACCGCTCGGGCGGACACCCGGAGCGCATCAACGAAGAGGCGCATCGACGCCTGACCGCTCGCCTGGCCAACCCCGGCGAGGTGCCGCCGGCACCCCGACCCGTACTGCCGGCACACCCCGGCCGGCGAGGGCTCCGGTGGGCTCTCGCGGGGGTCAGCAGTGTCGCCGCGGCAGTGGCTGGCACGTACTGGTTGATTGCCCACCAGCTGCCGAGCGGACCGTCGACGGATGAACTCGCCATCGAAGATTTCGAGGAACCCGAGGAGGAGACGGTAGCGGCGGAGAGCGACGAGATCGAACCGGCCAGCGACACCCCGTTCGGGCTGGAGTTGCCGGGGCGCTACAGCTTCCGCGATGACCACGAGGAGGCGGACACCCCCTCCACGCCGGACCAGCCCACCGAGACCCTGCAACTCCTCGAGATACCTTCCGGCCCCGCCCAAGAGCCCTCACCCACCGAGGACGCCCCGACGATCGACCATGAGGCGGACGAGGAAGCCGCGCCGACCGCGGAGCAGGATGAGGATGATTGGGCTGCCGGCGCGGCCTGGGTCCTGAATGAGGAGGCGGATCGCTACACCATCCAGGTACTGGCGGCCTCCCAGCCCACCACCCTGGAGGGCTATGCGGAGCAACACGACCTGGGCGATCCGACCCACGTGGTCTCCACCGAGCGGGGAGACGGCGACCCCTGGTTCCTGCTGCTGCACGGTTCCCACGAGGACCGCGAGGCCGCTCACGCGGCCCTGGCGGCGTTGCCCGAGGAGATCGCCGAGCGCGGGGCGTGGGTCCGCTCTTTTGAGTCGGTGGAAGAGGGCCTGGTAACCGACGACTAA
- a CDS encoding flagellar hook-length control protein FliK: MWIRFPEASGRPDLPLRLGDTLEGRARLTNAGLVLILGEHRLPARADVPVADGDRLRLRVAGVGHPLVLQVTHHLGPRPALQSTLRQAPPRQTTAESLVSSLRTAARGTPSPITLHAACQNFWATLPSAQALSSASGVRTTLNRAGLCLEARLALGAETRDDLKGRLSAWIASLRRHHPLDPRHQAATDGAPAERALLQQLEAFFWRIQAIQAHRALHTRGTADWTFDLPVRDGDALHALRLRVRPATGAPGQAAWTIEARLTLERLGPVAASLHLADGRADLTWWAQDRSSAERLAGALPWLEERLRGAGLEPGAITCYHGWPAYDGTAPTTTATPGIIDEQI, encoded by the coding sequence GTGTGGATCCGATTCCCGGAGGCCAGTGGCCGGCCCGACTTGCCGCTGCGCCTGGGCGACACCCTGGAAGGCCGGGCCCGCCTGACCAACGCCGGGCTGGTCCTGATCCTCGGCGAGCACCGCCTGCCGGCCCGCGCGGATGTTCCGGTGGCCGACGGTGACCGCCTGCGCCTGCGGGTGGCCGGCGTCGGTCACCCGCTCGTGCTGCAGGTGACCCACCACCTTGGGCCGCGCCCGGCACTGCAGTCGACCCTGCGCCAGGCCCCGCCCCGGCAGACCACCGCGGAGTCGCTGGTATCCAGCCTGCGCACAGCTGCGCGGGGCACCCCCTCGCCCATCACTTTGCACGCAGCGTGCCAGAACTTCTGGGCCACCCTGCCCTCGGCCCAGGCGCTGAGTTCGGCCAGCGGCGTTCGAACCACCCTGAACCGCGCTGGCCTCTGCCTGGAGGCCCGCCTGGCGCTTGGGGCAGAGACACGGGATGACCTCAAGGGGCGACTGAGCGCCTGGATTGCTTCGCTGCGCCGACACCACCCCCTGGACCCGCGGCACCAAGCAGCCACCGATGGCGCTCCGGCCGAGCGGGCCCTGCTGCAACAGCTGGAGGCCTTCTTCTGGCGCATCCAGGCGATTCAGGCACACCGGGCCCTCCACACCCGAGGCACAGCAGATTGGACCTTCGATCTCCCCGTTCGCGACGGCGACGCCCTCCACGCCCTGCGGTTGCGGGTCCGGCCAGCCACCGGAGCGCCGGGGCAGGCCGCGTGGACCATCGAAGCCCGCCTGACGCTGGAGCGGCTCGGCCCCGTCGCGGCATCGCTACACTTGGCCGATGGGCGGGCCGACCTGACCTGGTGGGCCCAGGACCGCTCCAGCGCCGAACGACTAGCGGGCGCCCTGCCCTGGCTGGAGGAACGGCTCCGCGGCGCCGGCCTGGAGCCCGGCGCGATCACGTGCTACCACGGGTGGCCCGCCTACGACGGGACGGCCCCCACGACCACCGCGACCCCGGGGATCATTGATGAGCAGATCTGA